The Granulicella sp. 5B5 nucleotide sequence GCACCGCCGAAGGGATGAGCGACAGGCGAAAGCCGGAAGCCGCCCTTTGGTATCGCTGGAGAAACAGGGAAGACAACGGACGGAAGTTGACCGCAGGCAAAGCCGAAGAAGCTGACCCAAAGGCGCAAGCTGGAGGGCAGCCCGGAGGCAAATCGGAGGCCCCGCCGCAAGACGCGAGTCGAGCGGTGATCCAAAGAGAATCCGCAAACGAAGCTCCTTCGGTGCGCACCGGAGAGCGACCCAACGGAAGAGCCAATAATGCCCAACAGCCAACCATCACAGCGACCTTAGCCATAAACGATAGCCGCCAGAGACTCAGGTCCCTGGCGGCTTCGTACTTTGCGGCACTCTCGGCTAAATCGTATCCGGCGGCGGATTCAACGCACCATCAGGAATCAGCGGATGCGAAAGCCTGTGCTGCAGCGCCTGGTAACTGCGCTCCGTCACCACAATCGTCTCTGCCAGCCGGTCCTGCGCGCACCTCCGGTATGGGTGGATAAAGAACTGCACGAACCCGAATCCACCCTCCAGCGCTGCCGCGCCATACCCCAGCGCCCGCTCCACGCAATGCCAGAAGCTCAGGTGTCGATGCATCACCGAGACAACGCGGATCTTCGTCAGCCGCTTGCCCGGTGTCCTGCCCTTTCCGTGCCACAGCAAAATGCCGAAGTAGAGAATCGGAATGGCAACATCGTTCACAATCTTTAGCAGCTCGTTATGCTCGAGCTTCTCCAGTTCGACATTGTCCTTGCTACCGCTCGCGTCCTCACCGATCTTGAAGTTAAAGTTCTTGCTGTTGCCCTGACGATGCAGCAGCTCCGTCACGCCCGGCACAGGCTTCCCACGCAGATGCAGCACTTCGAGATAGCCCATTCCAAACAGCGTCGCAAGCACGCTAAACAGAATCGTCAGCACGATCGAGTCGACGCCAAACGCAATCGCCCGCTGCCAGAACCCGGCCAGCTCAATGCCATCCAGCTCCTGCAGCCACTCCGTCTCTCGAGCAGAAAAGGTTCGCATGGCAAAAGTGTAACGGCAAACAGCAAGGGCAGACTCTTTCGAGTCTGCCCTTGCTGTTTGCCTTTGTGCGAAGCGCGTGTGGCCGTGCGCCCAGCACTTACTCGGCGGCCATCTCTTCCTGCTCGCCTTCCATGCGCATCTGTTCCAGTTCGCGCTCTTCGGCTTCGATCGCCGCAGTGACCTCCTGCTGCACCTGCGCTGCCGCCTCTTCCAGCTCTGGAGAGAGCTGAACGTTGCGGTAGTACTCCATGCCGGTACCGGCAGGGATCAGGCGACCCACGATCACGTTCTCCTTCAGACCGCGCAGCGTATCCACCGAGCCGTTGATGGAAGCCTCGGTCAGCACACGCGTCGTCTCCTGGAAGCTCGCCGCCGAGATGAAGCTGTCGGTCGACAGGGACGCCTTCGTGATGCCCAGCAGCAGCGGACGTCCGATGGCCGGACGGCCACCTTCGATCAGCACGCGCTGGTTCTCTGCGTTGAAACGGAAGCGGTCGATCTGCTGCTCGAGCAGGAAGCTCGTATCGCCGACCTCTTCCACCTTCACCCAACGCAGCATCTGCCGAACGATCGTCTCGATGTGCTTGTCCGAGATCGACACGCCCTGCAGCCGGTAGACTTCCTGGATCTCGTTCACCAGGTACATCTGCAGCTCGCGCTCGCCCAGCACCTCAAGGATGTCGTGAGGATTACGCGGTCCATCGATCAGTGCATCGCCGGCGCGCAGACGCTCGCCTTCCTGCACGTTGATGTACACACCGCGAGGCACGCTGTACTCCTCTTCCTGCCCGTTGTCCGCGGTCACGTACACCTTGCGCTGGCCCTTGCTGACATCGCCAAAGCGAACCACACCGTCGATCTTCGAGATGATCGCCGGATCACGCGGCTTGCGTGCCTCGAACAGCTCAACCACGCGCGGCAGACCGCCCGTGATGTCCTTGGTGCGGGTCGTCTCGCGCGGGATCTTCGCCAGCACATCGCCCGGCGTGACCTCGTCGCCATCCTGCACCATCAGGTGAGCACGCGAAGGCATCAGGTACCGCTTGTTGCCCTTCGCACTCTTGATGATGATCGTCGGCTGACGCTTCTCATCCGAGGAGTCGGCGACGACAAGGCGCGAAAGCCCGGTCACTTCGTCGATCTCTTCGTTCAGCGTCAGACCTTCCTGCAGGTCCTTGAACTGCACCGTACCGGCGATCTCCGTCAGGATCGAGAACGTGTACGGGTCCCACTCGCCGATCACATCGCCGAGCTTCACCGCCTGTCCGTCCTCCACCTTCAGCTTCGCGCCGTACACGATCGAGTAGCGCTCCTTCTCACGGCCCTTCGCATCGATGATCGCGATTGAACCATTACGGTTGAAGGCCACGAGTCCGCCTTCCTTCGAGCGAACGGTCACAAGGTTGATGAACACCACCTTGCCATCGTTCTTCGCCTCAAGGTGCGAGGACTCAGCCGCACGCGACGCTGTACCACCCACGTGGAACGTACGCATCGTCAGCTGCGTGCCCGGCTCGCCGATCGACTGCGCCGCGATCACACCCACGGCCTCGCCCATCTCGACCATCTTGCCCGAGCCCAGGTTGCGGCCGTAGCAAAGGATGCAGCATCCGCGCTTCGACTCGCAGGTCAGCACCGAGCGGATCTTCACCTTCTCGATACCGGCAGCCTGCACCGCGCTTGCCTTCTCCTCGTCGATCTCTTCGTTCACATCGACGATGACCTTGCCCTCGAAGTCCTTCAGCTTTTCGAGCGACACGCGGCCGATGATGCGGTCACGCAGCGGCTCGATCGTCTCGCCGGCCTCGATGATCGGCATCACATAGATGCCTTCCACCGTGCCGCAATCCAGCTCCGAGATGATCACGTCCTGCGCTACGTCGACCAGGCGGCGAGTCAGGTAGCCCGAGTCCGCCGTCTTCAGCGCCGTATCCGCAAGCCCCTTACGAGCGCCGTGCGTCGAGATGAAGTACTGCAGAACGGTGAGGCCTTCACGGAAGTTCGCCGTGATCGGCGTCTCGATGATCTCGCCCGAAGGCTTGGCCATCAGTCCGCGCATACCGCTCAGCTGACGAATCTGCTGCTTCGAACCACGCGCACCGGAGTCGGCCATGATGTAGATCGGGTTCATGGTCCCTTCCTTGTCCGCGCGCTTCATGTTGTTGAACATGTCGTCGGCCACGCGCTCGGTCACACCGGACCACATCTGCGTCACCTTGTTCGACCGCTCCAGGTTCGTGATCGAGCCATCCAGGTACTGCTGCTGCATCGCAATGACCTGCTTCTCAGCCTCATGCACCACGGTGTACTTCGAATCGGGAATGACCATGTCATCCAGGCCAACCGAGAGTCCCGAACGCGTCGCGTACTGGAAGCCCAGTTCCTTGATCTTGTCCAGCGCATGCACCGTCACCTCGAGCCCGAGGTTCAGGTACAGGTAGTTGATCAGCTGTCCGATGCCCTTCTTCTTCATTAGGCCGTTCACATACGGCATGCCCTCGGGCAGCGAATCGTTCAAAATCGCGCGGCCCACGGTCGTGCTGATGAACTGCTTGTTGAACTCGACAGCCTCCGTGTGCAGGATGTCCTGATCGTCATACGCAACGGTCATGTCGAGCACGGGGCCGGTGTAGCGCAGACGGATCGGCGTCAGCGTCTCCACCTGCTTGGCCTCGAGCGCCATCAGCACTTCATCGATGTTGGCGAATGTGCGGCCTTCGCCCTTCGCCGCAACCTTTGCCTTGGTCAGGTAGTACAGACCCAGCACGAGATCCTGCGTCGGCACCGTGATCGGGTTGCCGCTCGCCGGCGAGAGGATGTTGTGCGATGCCAGCATCAGCACCGAAGCCTCGATCTGCGCCTCGGGGCTCAGCGGAATGTGTACCGCCATCTGGTCACCGTCGAAGTCGGCGTTGAACGCCGTGCAGACGAGCGGGTGAATCTTGATGGCCTTGCCTTCCACAAGCACCGGCTCAAACGCCTGGATACCCAGACGATGCAGCGTCGGCGCGCGGTTCAGCAGCACAGGATGGTCCTTGATGACCTCTTCAAGAATGTCCCAGACGATCGACTCCTGCTGCTCCACCATCTCCTTGGCCTGCTTGATGGTCGTGCAGTGGCCCGTCTGCTCCAGGCGGTGATAGATAAACGGCTTGAACAACTCGAGCGCCATCTTCTTCGGCAGGCCGCACTGGTGCAGCTTCAGTTCAGGACCAACCACGATCACCGAACGTCCCGAGTAGTCCACGCGCTTGCCGAGCAGGTTCTGACGGAACCGGCCCTGCTTGCCCTTCAGCGTATCCGAGAGCGACTTCAGCGGACGGTTGTTCGCACCGCGCAGCACGCGGCCGCGGCGGCCGTTATCGAACAGCGCGTCCACAGCCTCCTGCAGCATGCGCTTTTCGTTGCGCACAATGACCTCAGGAGCATGAAGATCCATGAGCTTCTTGAGGCGGTTATTGCGGTTGATCACGCGGCGATACAGATCGTTCAGATCGGACGTCGCGAAGCGGCCACCATCCAGCGGCACCAGCGGGCGCAGCTCAGGTGGGATCACCGGGATCACATCCAGGATCATCCACTGCGGCTTATTGTCCGAGCGCTTGAACGCCTCAACAACCTTCAGCCGCTTGGCATACTTCAGCTTCTTCTGCAGCGAGGTCTCGGTCTTCATGCGCTCGCGCAGCTCGATGGAAAGCTCCTGCACCTCAACGCGCTTCAACAGCTCCTTGATGGCCTCAGCGCCCATCATCGCCTTGAAGCCCGAAGGCCGGTACTGCTGGTCGAGCTCGCGGAAGCGGTTCTCGTCCTTGATCACCTCGCGCTCCTTCACAGGCGCGTCGCCGGGATCGACCACAACGTAGCTCTCGAAGTACAGCACAGCCTCGAGCTCGCGCAGCGAGATGTCCAGCAGGTGGCCGATACGCGAAGGCAGGCCCTTGAAGAACCATACGTGCGAGCACGGCGAAGCCAGCTCGATATGACCGAGCCGCTCACGGCGAACCTTGCTCAACGTCACTTCAACGCCGCACTTGTCGCAGATCACGCCACGGTGCTTCATGCGCTTGTACTTGCCGCACAGGCACTCCCAGTCGGTGATCGGTCCAAAGATCCGCGCGCAGAAAAGGCCGTCACGCTCAGGCTTGAACGTACGGTAGTTGATGGTCTCCGGCTTGGTGACCTCGCCATGCGACCACGAGCGGATCTTCTCGGGGCTGGCCAGTTGAATCTTGATGGAATCGAAGTCCGTGATCGGACCGGTTGCTTCAAAGGGGCTTGAACGGAACATGGTTTTTGTCTCTCCGTTTGCAGTGCCTAGCTCGATGCCAACTTTTTGCTTCGCCCTGTCGCTACTCAAAGGGCCTGTTGCGAGCTTCGCTGCTGTTTTCTTGGTGCTCTTCTTTCGGACTTCCCTGCGCTCGTCTGCAGGTCATCCGTCAATCTCTTCTCTTCGCCTGTCCGCCGCCGGCCCTTGCCATTACTCAAGCTCAGGACCGGCTGCGAACTAACGCATTACCTAATCGGCGACGGCCAGCTCTGGCAGAGCCTCAGCCTCTTCGTGGGCTGCGGTCTTCTTCACCAGCTCCACATCCAGGCACAGCGACTGCAGCTCGCGGATCAGCACGTTGAACGACTCCGGTACGCCCGGCTCGATCGCGGCCTCACCCTTGACGATGGCCTCGTAGATCTTCGTACGGCCGAACACATCGTCAGACTTCGCTGTCAGCAGCTCCTGCAGGATGTACGCAGCGCCATACGCTTCCAGCGCCCACACTTCCATCTCACCGAAGCGCTGTCCGCCGAACTGCGCCTTACCACCCAGCGGCTGCTGCGTGATCAGTGAGTACGGTCCGATCGAACGAGCGTGGATCTTGTCGTCGACCAGGTGGCTCAGCTTCAGCATGTAGATGTAGCCAACGGTCACAGGCTGTTCAAAAGGCTCGCCCGTCATGCCGTCGATCAGCATGCTCTTACCGGAGCTCGGCAGACCGGCCGCTGCAAGCAGCGCCTTGATCTCGCTCTCCTGAGCTCCGTCAAACACCGCCGTGCCGAACCAGATGCCGCGCTTCATGCCCTTGGCAACGCGCAGCGTCTGCTCGTCATCGAGCGCCAGCAGCTGGTTCAACGCCGCAGTGCCCTTGAACGCCTCCGTGAAGATCTCCTTCACCTCAGCAGCCTTCTGGTGCTGCGAAGCAAGCTCCGCAACCTTCGCGCCGAGCGTATGTGCCGCCCAGCCAAGGTGCGTCTCCAGGATCTGTCCGACGTTCATACGCGAAGGCACGCCCAGCGGGTTCAGCACGATCTCCACCGGCGTTCCATCCGGCAGATACGGCATGTCCTCTTCCGGCAGGATGCGCGCGATAACGCCCTTGTTACCGTGGCGTCCGGCCATCTTGTCACCGACCGAGAGCTTGCGCTTCATCGCGATGTACACCTTCACCATCTT carries:
- a CDS encoding RDD family protein; this translates as MRTFSARETEWLQELDGIELAGFWQRAIAFGVDSIVLTILFSVLATLFGMGYLEVLHLRGKPVPGVTELLHRQGNSKNFNFKIGEDASGSKDNVELEKLEHNELLKIVNDVAIPILYFGILLWHGKGRTPGKRLTKIRVVSVMHRHLSFWHCVERALGYGAAALEGGFGFVQFFIHPYRRCAQDRLAETIVVTERSYQALQHRLSHPLIPDGALNPPPDTI
- the rpoC gene encoding DNA-directed RNA polymerase subunit beta' encodes the protein MFRSSPFEATGPITDFDSIKIQLASPEKIRSWSHGEVTKPETINYRTFKPERDGLFCARIFGPITDWECLCGKYKRMKHRGVICDKCGVEVTLSKVRRERLGHIELASPCSHVWFFKGLPSRIGHLLDISLRELEAVLYFESYVVVDPGDAPVKEREVIKDENRFRELDQQYRPSGFKAMMGAEAIKELLKRVEVQELSIELRERMKTETSLQKKLKYAKRLKVVEAFKRSDNKPQWMILDVIPVIPPELRPLVPLDGGRFATSDLNDLYRRVINRNNRLKKLMDLHAPEVIVRNEKRMLQEAVDALFDNGRRGRVLRGANNRPLKSLSDTLKGKQGRFRQNLLGKRVDYSGRSVIVVGPELKLHQCGLPKKMALELFKPFIYHRLEQTGHCTTIKQAKEMVEQQESIVWDILEEVIKDHPVLLNRAPTLHRLGIQAFEPVLVEGKAIKIHPLVCTAFNADFDGDQMAVHIPLSPEAQIEASVLMLASHNILSPASGNPITVPTQDLVLGLYYLTKAKVAAKGEGRTFANIDEVLMALEAKQVETLTPIRLRYTGPVLDMTVAYDDQDILHTEAVEFNKQFISTTVGRAILNDSLPEGMPYVNGLMKKKGIGQLINYLYLNLGLEVTVHALDKIKELGFQYATRSGLSVGLDDMVIPDSKYTVVHEAEKQVIAMQQQYLDGSITNLERSNKVTQMWSGVTERVADDMFNNMKRADKEGTMNPIYIMADSGARGSKQQIRQLSGMRGLMAKPSGEIIETPITANFREGLTVLQYFISTHGARKGLADTALKTADSGYLTRRLVDVAQDVIISELDCGTVEGIYVMPIIEAGETIEPLRDRIIGRVSLEKLKDFEGKVIVDVNEEIDEEKASAVQAAGIEKVKIRSVLTCESKRGCCILCYGRNLGSGKMVEMGEAVGVIAAQSIGEPGTQLTMRTFHVGGTASRAAESSHLEAKNDGKVVFINLVTVRSKEGGLVAFNRNGSIAIIDAKGREKERYSIVYGAKLKVEDGQAVKLGDVIGEWDPYTFSILTEIAGTVQFKDLQEGLTLNEEIDEVTGLSRLVVADSSDEKRQPTIIIKSAKGNKRYLMPSRAHLMVQDGDEVTPGDVLAKIPRETTRTKDITGGLPRVVELFEARKPRDPAIISKIDGVVRFGDVSKGQRKVYVTADNGQEEEYSVPRGVYINVQEGERLRAGDALIDGPRNPHDILEVLGERELQMYLVNEIQEVYRLQGVSISDKHIETIVRQMLRWVKVEEVGDTSFLLEQQIDRFRFNAENQRVLIEGGRPAIGRPLLLGITKASLSTDSFISAASFQETTRVLTEASINGSVDTLRGLKENVIVGRLIPAGTGMEYYRNVQLSPELEEAAAQVQQEVTAAIEAEERELEQMRMEGEQEEMAAE